aagtcctacgaggagcggctgaaggagctgggcttattcagcctggagaagaggaggctcaggggcgaccttatcgctctctacagataccttaaaggaggctgtagagaggtgggggttggcctgttctcccacatgcctggtgacaggatgagggggaatgggctaaagttgtgccaggggagttttgggttagatgttaggaagagcttctttactgaaagggttgtgaggcattggaacaggctgcccagggaggtggtggagtcaccatccctggaagtcttcaaaagacgtttagatgtagagcttagggatatggtttagtggggactgttagtgttaggttagaggttggactcgatgatcttgaggtctcttccaacctagaaattctgtgattctgtgatctttgaGGGATGGGTATTGGCAGTTAATATTGCCTGCTTGCTCTGTTCTTACCTGCAAATATGTGATGTTGGTTTGTTAGGacaaagaagaagaggaggagccGAAGCCGTAGCAGGGACAGGAGACGAAGGCACAGATCTCGCTCTAGGTCTCGTTCTAGGACTCGGGATAGGAACAGGGGAAAATCCAGATACCGCTCACGGAGCAGGAGTCGGAGTCCTAGTAGGGACCGGAGGGATCGAGATAAATACCTTGAAAAGGGCAATGAGAGATGGAGGGACAAGCACGTAGACCGTCCACCGCCTGAGGAGCCTTCCATCGGAGACATTTATAATGGGAAAGTCACGAGTATAATGCAGTTTGGGTGCTTTGTGCAGCTGGAAGGACTAAGGTATGTTGTGATGTTCACAGCAGATCTCGTATGACTCCATCGGTGTTCTGTTCTCTTCTAGTGTCTTAAAAAGATGATGCTGTAGTAAAGTATGCTGAGTTTTGATGCCAGAATGAAGATCTGTTTCAGCAAAATAAGTCTGACAGCAGATAATGTTCTCcgtaggggaaaaaaaaaagtttatgaatGTACACAATTAGTTGACAACAAAATACTTTAATCTAGACTTTGAATGATCTAATACGTTCCTCTGTTTCATCTACAGGAAGCGCTGGGAGGGCTTGGTCCACATCTCAGAGCTTCGAAGAGAAGGACGGGTTGCCAATGTTGCCGATGTTGTGAGCAAAGGACAAAGAGTAAAAGTCAAAGTGTTATCCTTTACTGGATCCAAAACCAGCCTGAGCATGAAGGTATGGAATGTGTTCTGTGGTACTTGGCGTCATGTAATCCCTATTCTAAAAATTTTTAAGATTATACACTAATTATCCTCTATCACTGAAAACTAATATGTAACCATTCAAGGCAGAGTTAAAAATACGAGTTACACTTCTAAGTGATCTATTACTTTTTACTCATTTTCCTTAGGTTCTTTTTTGCCTGTTTCTGATGTAATAGTACTAACAGGATTTTTTGCCTTAGCAACGTGACAGGTCAAACCTCAGGCAGTTGCTATGCTTggcttcctttttctgtaggagagaagcatttcattttgaatgaaatcACTGTGATTGCCAAGGCAGCGTCCCAGGCTTTGGGATGTACTCGCCtcataataggaaaaaaaaaaaacacacacaataacattttttatgtaTTGGCTGTCATTGGTTGTGTTCTCTCTGAGACACACACTGTGTGTTTCCGTTTGTGTTAGACGAATTGCTGGTGTTAATAGACaatgaaaagtgaaatttaGGTAGAGCTGACTGATGAATCGATCTGATGTAGGATGTTGATCAAGATACTGGGGAAGACTTGAATCCAAACCGGAGGAGGAACCTGGTTGGAGAAACCAACGAAGAAACTTCTATGAGAAACCCAGACAGACCCAGCCACCTGTCCCTGGTGAATGCCCCGGAGGTGGAGGATGATACCCTGGAACGGAAACGCCTCACCCGAATTTCAGACCcagagaaatgggaaataaaacaggTGTGTTTTGTACTGAGGGGAAGAAGGGTGCCACTCAGTAAAATTAGGGAGTTCTGTGGACTAGAATACAGCtccttgtttgtttctttaacttAGTCCTTATCTAAATTGCTGCCTTCTTGTGAGCTGGGACTTTTAGCTTAGTTCTGACTCTGAAGTTACCTCTGCTTTGACCAGGAGGCTGGACCAAGTTGTCTCCAGAGATCACAGCGAGTTGGGGCATCCCTGTCTAGTGATACTTGTTTATCAGTGCAGCCCTGTAAGCCAACTATCTCATGCTGATGGTatttagaataagaaaaagacCATTTGTTCAGACACTGGATGACTTGGGGAGATGTGTGCCGGAATGCAGGACCATTCCTTTCTCTTGAAATCAGAACGTTCCTTTGTTCCTGATATACAAGTCTGGTAATATCATTGGAACTGAGACATCATGGGCGTAAGCTGTGTTCATTCTTTGGTATAAATCCATGTTTTATTCATTCTATTCTCAGATGATTGCAGCTAATGTGCTCTCTAAGGAAGAGTTTCCTGACTTTGATGAGGAGACCGGGATTCTTCCTAAAGTTGATGATGAAGAAGGTAGTATTTCCGAGTAGTCTTACGGTTGTATATGCTTTCTATTTCTGGACATGTTTTGATTCAAAAAGGGAGTGAATGTGAAATAAGTCACAATTTCTTAAGCATTTGGAACTAGGATTGCTCCAGCCTTATTGTTAGTGACCTTTGGATATGCATCAAGTATCTGTGCGTTATTTTTATatggtgttttcatttttaacacgGTTAATTATGTGATAATTGAGAATACACAGGAAGCACTATTTGAAGAGGTACTGTTGCTATTGTGGAGCTGAAAGAAGGTGCTTGCCTTTCTATTAAAGTTGTCACTTCTGGATTTTAGATGAGGATCTTGAGATTGAGTTAGTTGAAGAAGAGCCACCATTCCTTCGAGGTCATACTAAACAAAGCATGGATATGAGTCCTATCAAAATAGTAAAGGTAAGAGATTTCCAAGATTAAAGACAGTATACTTGATTTAATCAAATAAAAGTTTGGGAATTTAATAACCAGTTTTCCACTTGGTGAcagaaagataatttaatttgaaacacTGGGAGTACTTGAgatcttaacttttttttcttgtttttcagaatcCGGATGGTTCCTTGTCCCAGGCTGCAATGATGCAGAGTGCTTTAGCTAAAGAAAGACGAGAACTTAAACAAGcacaaagagaagcagagatggATTCTATTCCCATGGGTCTCAACACACACTGGGTGGATCCTCTCCCTGATGGTATGCCTGAATGTATCTAAGTATGAACTGTGCATTTTTTGTGGTAATTGAACAACTTAGAAGAAAATACCATAATGCCTAGCTCAtgataatgtgttttttttcctcactttaaaAGTgagacaaagaagaaatttgTCTTTGCTGATGCGAAATAGAAGTGTCAAGGGAACACGCAGGTATATCCTGCTATCCATCAAGATGCATTACCAAAAAGCAAGATGGATGGCAAAgcggttttgttttgtttttacatggaAATCAGTGTAATAGAGGTAACGTATGTGTAGGAacttacaaaatatataaacttaAATGCACAAGAGAAGTGTAGAAGGCAAGGGTAATGGAGTGTTAGGAGCGGGACCACTGGGACCTGTGCTGCCCGAACCTAATGTGATGatgaaattgtttcttttctagtGGATGGAAGACAAATAGCCGCAAACATGCGAGGTATTGGGATGATGCCAAATGATATCCCAGAGTGGAAGAAACATGCATTTGGTGGCAACAAAGCCTCATATGGTAAGAAGACACAGCTCTCTATCATTGAGCAGAGAGAGAGTCTCCCAATCTTCAGACTGAAGGAGCAGCTGATACAAGTAAGACTCTTGAAATGTCATTCTTGTTTGAACAAGcagtaatttaatattaatactgTTCCAGCCTGTTAACAGATGAATAGACACTTGATAATTTTAAGTGTGGAACTGTAGCTtagaatcattattttaaaggactacatgtgtgtgtatattttagTAAAGCTCCAGGTAGTTATTAATGTAAATCAAAATTGAAACTAGGATCACGTGGGCAAAGGGGTGAGTCAGCTAAGTGGTTGAGCGGTTTGCTGGCTTGGTCAGTAAGAATGCTTGTATCATTTTTGGTATAGGTCAGCTGGAGGAAGAGCAGTAGGTACTCAGTCTAGTCTGAACTATACTTTCTTGATTCTTGTTTGTTCTCggtttttaaattttagtaaGTGTATCTGTTATGACCTTTTTTAGGCTGTGCATGACAACCAGATTCTGATTGTAATTGGAGAGACGGGGTCTGGGAAGACAACCCAGATTACCCAATACCTGGCTGAGGCGGGATATACATCAAGAGGAAAGATCGGATGTACTCAGCCTCGCAGAGTGGCCGCAATGTCTGTTGCAAAGAGGGTGTCAGAGGAGTTCGGTTGCTGTTTGGGACAAGAGGTGAATTTCCATGTTGAAGAATGAGCCAGAATAAGCACGGAGAAAAGTACTAAAAATCAGTGCTGGAGCTAGTTTATTTGTTCGTGTCCACACGTCTGTTCCCATGTAGGCTGTAAAAATGATCCGTCAGAATAATCAAACTGGGAATTAATGGTGCTAATAACTTAATTCTGTGGATTCAGTTGTGATGTGAAAAGAGAGCATTGTCTTCTATTCAACTCTTCTTTCTAGGTTGGCTACACCATTCGATTTGAAGACTGCACTAGCCCTGAAACTGTCATCAAATACATGACAGATGGTATGTTACTGAGGGAGTGCTTGATAGATCCTGATCTGACCCAGTATGCCATTATCATGCTAGATGAAGCCCATGAGAGGACAATTCATACAGATGTGCTCTTTGGACTCCTGAAGAAGGTAATGtagcatttgatttttattgctttggtGTCCTCTGTATGCTGTGTATGGGTAGGGGCCCCTCAGGAGAGGCAAGGTCACACGAATCAAGTTCATTCATGTTTTCTAAGAGTCTTTTCAGGAGCAAAGCAAATATTCCTAAGGATCTCTAGTACAGATTTTCATAAAATGAGCCTCTGTGTGAAGATAAATCAAGCAAAATTCACAGAAACAATGAGCTTTGGCACTCCAGAATGCTCATAATGATGGATGAGCAGAGGAATGTTCTTGctttgctcttccttctctgaCAAAGGCTTTCTTTGATAGGTGCTGCCGAGAAAGGTTTGAAATGTGACCTTAGTGGTTGATTGCTTGAAATTATGGGTGCTGGAATGAGCTGCCTGTTTTACTTGTAGAGGTTTTGGAATATGTCAAAATGCCTGATATAGCTGGtcataattctttttttaatgtgaagtaTTGCTTTGACTGAAATCAAACGCTATATATTAATGGTCCCAAAGACAGTAAATGACCAGAGAACTTTCTTTCCTGCTATAGACGGTGCAGAAACGGCAGGATATGAAGTTGATAGTGACATCAGCGACACTGGATGCTGTCAAATTCTCTCAATATTTCTATGAAGCTCCAATCTTCACAATTCCTGGCAGAACATACCCAGTAGAAATCCTGTACACAAAAGAGCCAGAGACAGATTATTTGGATGCTAGTCTAATTACAGTAATGCAGATCCACTTAACAGAGCCACCAGGTGAGTGGAGAATAGTGAATCAGGGATGGCGAATCTAGGGTGATTGGTAATTCAGGGACTCTAATACCTAAGAGGGAGGTCTTTCTGAGTCACTGGTCATGTGTCAGGAGCAGGAGTAAAATAGTGCCTTTGGCACTGTTGCTGCTGGCTAAAAGTTGTTGCCCAGGTGCTACCAAAAGTGGGGATCtctgttttaaatggaaaaggtGAGGTCTGGTTATGCAGGAGATGTGCTGAGCAGAATtgattctgtgtgtgttttactTCTGTGTAGGTGACATTTTGGTGTTTCTAACTGGTCAAGAAGAGATTGACACTGCCTGTGAGATCCTCTATGAGAGGATGAAATCTCTAGGACCTGATGTTCCAGAGTTAATTATCCTGCCAGTATATTCAGCCTTACCCAGTGAAATGCAAACCAGGATCTTTGACCCAGCCCCACC
This genomic window from Oxyura jamaicensis isolate SHBP4307 breed ruddy duck chromosome 27, BPBGC_Ojam_1.0, whole genome shotgun sequence contains:
- the DHX8 gene encoding ATP-dependent RNA helicase DHX8, which produces MADLVALEELAKLEYLSLVSKVCTELDNHLGINDKDLAEFVISLAEKNTTFDTFKAVLLKNGAEFTDSLISNLLRLIQTMRPPSKPSTSKEAVVKPKSEKERLKELFPALCRPDNPNIRNMLDEDDVKVAADALKELEALMPSADRQGKQRNSDHRTKKKRRSRSRSRDRRRRHRSRSRSRSRTRDRNRGKSRYRSRSRSRSPSRDRRDRDKYLEKGNERWRDKHVDRPPPEEPSIGDIYNGKVTSIMQFGCFVQLEGLRKRWEGLVHISELRREGRVANVADVVSKGQRVKVKVLSFTGSKTSLSMKDVDQDTGEDLNPNRRRNLVGETNEETSMRNPDRPSHLSLVNAPEVEDDTLERKRLTRISDPEKWEIKQMIAANVLSKEEFPDFDEETGILPKVDDEEDEDLEIELVEEEPPFLRGHTKQSMDMSPIKIVKNPDGSLSQAAMMQSALAKERRELKQAQREAEMDSIPMGLNTHWVDPLPDVDGRQIAANMRGIGMMPNDIPEWKKHAFGGNKASYGKKTQLSIIEQRESLPIFRLKEQLIQAVHDNQILIVIGETGSGKTTQITQYLAEAGYTSRGKIGCTQPRRVAAMSVAKRVSEEFGCCLGQEVGYTIRFEDCTSPETVIKYMTDGMLLRECLIDPDLTQYAIIMLDEAHERTIHTDVLFGLLKKTVQKRQDMKLIVTSATLDAVKFSQYFYEAPIFTIPGRTYPVEILYTKEPETDYLDASLITVMQIHLTEPPGDILVFLTGQEEIDTACEILYERMKSLGPDVPELIILPVYSALPSEMQTRIFDPAPPGSRKVVIATNIAETSLTIDGIYYVVDPGFVKQKVYNSKTGIDQLVVTPISQAQAKQRAGRAGRTGPGKCYRLYTERAYRDEMLTTNVPEIQRTNLASTVLSLKAMGINDLLSFDFMDAPPMETLITAMEQLYTLGALDDEGLLTRLGRRMAEFPLEPMLCKMLIMSVHLGCSEEMLTIVSMLSVQNVFYRPKDKQALADQKKAKFHQTEGDHLTLLAVYNSWKNNKFSNPWCYENFIQARSLRRAQDIRKQMLGIMDRHKLDVVSCGKATVRVQKAICSGFFRNAAKKDPQEGYRTLIDQQVVYIHPSSALFNRQPEWVVYHELVLTTKEYMREVTTIDPRWLVEFAPAFFKVSDPTKLSKQKKQQRLEPLYNRYEEPNAWRISRAFRRR